Within the Streptomyces sp. R41 genome, the region GGCAGCAGGTCGGCCGGGAGCACGAGGTAGAGGACGGCGCCCCAGAAGACCCAGCGCGGCCCGGACGGCAGTCCGGCCCGCCGCAGGTCGCGGCGTGCGCGGACGAGCCGGACCAGAAGCGCGATCGCCACCGCGAGCGCGGCGGCACCCAGCGCCGCGACGACGAGGATCAACGTCCACGCTGTGGAATCCATGAGACCGTCCAGTCCGCTCGTCGGGCTGTTCGCTCTCCGTCTTCCCGCCCACGCCGTTTCCTATCGTGCCCGCTTGGGCCATTCGCGGGCATCGGCGCCTTAGTCTCCGTCCGGAGTGTCGCGGTGGCAGATCACGAAGTCGTCGAACACATGGCGTCCCGGCCGGTCGCCGACCGTCTCGATCGCCGCTCGGATGTCACGCAGTTGATCCGTCGTCATCTGCAGCGGCGGCTCGTCGGGCTGATAGGTGGTGCGCACCGGATAGTCCCGGCCCTGCTGCCGGGTCATTTCGATGTGGCATCCGAGGACGTGGGTGACCGGCCGGGTGGCACAGAAGTCGATCAGGCGGTCGATGGTGCGGGTGAAGGCCGGCCAGTCCTCGACGTACAGGCGGCCGGGATAGACCGTGTCGCCGGTGAGCAGGAACCCGGTCCAAGGGTCGAAGAACGTCACCGCCGCCTTGTGATGCCCCGGCGTCGCCAGGCATTCGAGGACGCGGCCACCCAGGTCGACCCGGGCGACGACCTCGGAATCGTCGCGGAAGCCGAAGAACTCCCATGCCCTGTCCAGGGCCCCGTCCACGACTCTGGTGCCGGGACGGTCGGTGAACTGACCGTCCCCCGCGATGTGGTCGCCGTGCGGATGCGTGTGCAGCACCAAGAGTTCGTAGCCGTCCCGGGGGTGTGCGGTCAGCCAGTCCTCCATCACCTCGTCGACCACGCGACGCAGCGGGAAGTACTCGGCCGATGCGGTGGCGCCGGTGTCGATCAGAACGGCTCGTTCCTCGCCGAACAGCAGGAACATGAAGGGCGCTTCGTAGTCGATCGCCATGTTCTGCCGAAGGATCACCGTGTGCGCGTCGTACGCGTGGACCTGGATGTCGGGATCGGTGTTGTGCTTGGCCGACGGCGAGCCGTGAATCCACCGTACGTCGAGGGTCCGCGCCGGTACGGATCCCCCGGCTTCCCCCGCTCCACCTGCGACAACATGCGGCGGCCTGTGCGTGTCCACGGCGACTCCTCGGTGACGGTCCTGCCGGAACCATCACACAGGCCCCGGGACCTCAGTTTCGCGCGGCGTTGCCGTCCGTCAGAGCGTGGGTCACCGCGCGGATGCTGCGGGCGATGTGCTGGAGCTGCATGACCTCGGCGGCGTACAGCTTGATGGTGTGCTCGATGACCCCTTCGTGCAGGCCGAGAGCGGGGAGTTCGGCCCGGGCGGTCTGCAGGGCGGTGCGGGCGACCCGTATCTCGTGCTGCACCTGGATCTGGGCGTGGCGGGCGAGGAGCACGGGGTGCTTGAGCAGGACGGGGTAGCTCGCGTAGCGGCTCGGCACGAGCTCGCGCAGCCATCTGACCGCGGATCGCTCCCAGTCGAAGCTGCCGGGGGTCTTGACCTGGCACGGCCAGTCCGAGGTGATCGGTGAGTATGTCAGGGCCATGTTCATCGCTTCCGGGTTACGTCGGCGGGAAAGGGTCGTGGGGGGTCTGGGGCGGCCCCGGTCTAGGGGATGACCGGGGCCGCCACCACGGGCGCTCGCGCAGGCGGGGCCCGTCTGAACACCCGGGACCCGATGCGGGTAGGAGCGGACGGTCCCGGGTGGTCGTCGGACGTGACCCGGAGGCCTCCTGGTCACGATCCGCGAGAAGTATTTATATATACCGCCGGATGCGCAAGAACATGAAAACATTCATGCGCGAATTGATGTGAATGATCCCGTGATGCCGTGGTGACAGGCGGTGCGGGGAAGGGCTTTCTGCAAGGGTCGCGCGGCAGCCCCCTACGGCCGCGGCCAGGGGACGCCGCCGCAGGAGGCACGCCTCAGCCGTTGAGGAAGCAGCCTCACCCTTTGACGAAGAAGGTCTCAGTCCTTGAGGAAGAACTGGTGCTGCTCGGCGACCTGCTCGTACTCCTCCAGGCGGGCCTGCGTCCGCTCCGGATCGGCGTCGGTCATGGCCTGCAGCAGCGCCGCCGACATCACGACCGGCGCCGCGTAGGAGTCGAAGACGAGGCGTGACCCGGTGCCGATGGTGAAGGTGACGTCGGCCTCGTCCGCCAGCGGTCCGAGCCCCAGGTCGGTGATCAGGGCCACCTGCAGCCCCGCGCTGCGCGCGACCCGCAGGGCCGTGAGCGTCTCCTGGGCGTGCCGCGGCATCCCGAAGGCCAGTACCCAGGTGCCGCCCGCCTCGCGCGACTGCAGCAGCGCGTCGTAGGCGACGCTGCCGCCCCGGGTCACCAGCCGTACGTCCGGGTGGATGCGCCGCGCGGCGTACGCGAAGTACTCGGCCAGCGACACGGAGATCCGCAGCCCGAGGACCGTCAGCGGCGTCGACTTCGACAGCGCCCGGCCGACACGGATCACCTCGTCCGGATCGGCGAAGTCCCGCCGCAGGTTCTCCAGGTTCTCGATCTCGGCGTCCACCGCCGCCTGCAGCTCGTTGCTCGTGGCCTCCGCGAGCGCGGGCGGCGTGCTGCCGAGGACGCTGAGCGCGATCGACTGGAGCCTCTCCCGTAGCGCGGGGTAACCACTGAAGCCGACCGCCGCCGCGAAACGGGTGACCGAGGGCTGGCTGACGCCGACGCGCTCCGCGAGATCCGTGATCGACAGGAACGCCGCCTCGGTGATGTGCTCGATCAGGTACTGGGCGATGCGCCGCTGTCCCGGGGAGAGCCGTGGTCCGTCGAACAGTTCCCTGAGCTGGGACGTGGGAGCCACGCTCGCCTCCGGAGCCTTCTTGCCCGAGGTGATCGCGGATGCCTGTGCGCGTGACTGCTGCGGCGATGGCACCGGTGCGCCTCCTTCATGTCCCACGAGCACTCAACATAGCTCACGGAACGTGTTGACCTGGGGGTGTCTCACCACACGTGGCATGCGCGCGAGGCCGTTTCACTCGCGCCTGCGGGGTACCCGCGACAACGCAAGGACTCGCCTGTTCGAAGGTGAGATCCCCGTGCGAGAGGGGAGAGGATTTCCATGAGCGCGCATCCGCTGCCCGGATCGCAGGTCCAGGTGGTGCTCAGCGACTGTTCGGCGGCCGACGCCGGGCACCTGTTCGCCGTCCTGTGCAGTCGCTTCGCCTCGGACCGGTGTGCCGAGGACGAGGTCCGAGAGGCCGAGGGCCACCACCCGACGGTGTGGACCGGCACCTTCGACACGGAGGACGCGCCCGAGAACGCGGCCATACCAACGGGCCGGCTCTCGGGACCGGTGACGGCGGAAGTACAGGGCACGCCCCACGCGGTGCAGCTCGTGCGGGAGACCCTGCGCGGGGCCTTCGCCGTGTCCGAACTGGGTGAAGACGCGGGAGACCAGGAGGTTCAGGTCCAACTGCGGCTGGAAGCTGTCCCGGCGCACGAGTCCGAGTCCGTGTGAACGCCGACGCGGTGACCCGGAGCGGTCGGCTCCGGGCCCGTCGGGCCGCGACGGGATCGGCCTTGGAGGGCGCGGCCAGGGCGGGGCTGGTCGCACGAGGCGCGATCTATCTACTGGTGGGCGCACTGGCGCTGCGGATCGCCTTCGGGGACGGCGGGCGCCAGGCGGACCGGAGCGGCGCGCTCGAAGAGATCTCGACGAAGCCCTTCGCGGCCGTCCTGCTGTGGGCCCTGGGCGCGGGACTAGTCGGTATGGCGCTGTGGCGGCTGTCCGAGGCGCTCTTCGGTGCGGCCGGACGGGACGGCGGTACCGCGCGGAAGCGACTGCTGTCGGCCGTGCGCTGTGTCTTCTACGCGTTTGTCGCCTACTCCGTGCTCTCCTTCGCCGCGGGCGCGGGCGCGGGCGGCACAGGCTCCAGCGACCGGCAGTCCCGGGATGTGACGGCCAGGGCGCTGGAGCGGCCGGGAGGTCAGTGGATCGTGGGCGCGGCGGGCGCCGCCACCGTCGTGGCGGGTGTCTGGATCGCCGCCCGAGCCGTGCTGCGCAAGTACCGCGACCAGCTGAAGCTCGGGGAAATGTCGCGGCGCGTGCGGCGAGCCGTCGACACGACGGGCGTGGCGGGCGGGGTCGCGCGCGGGCTGGTGTTCGCCGCGGCGGGGGCCTTCGCGGTGCGGGCCGCCGTCGACTACGAACCCGACAAGGCCAAGGGCGTGGACGACACGCTCCGCTCATTCACCGACACCCCGTTGGGCCCGTGGCTGCTGGCCTGTGTCGCCGTGGGGCTCGTCCTGTTCGGGACGTTCTCCTGCGCGATGGCGCGGTGGCGGAGGGTGTGAGAGGCGCGGTCTGAGCCACCGTGGCAGCCGGGCTGTACGAGGCCGGCCGAGGACTCCCAGGGGCGTGGTCCTGGTTCTGCGACGTGAATGGATTCCGATTTGGGTTGAACTCCACCCCGTTCAGGAAAAGTTGACGGCAAGCCATGGACGAAGCGTGGGGCGGGAGTTGAGGCGGTGAGGCCGCCTGTCCGTAGGAGCTCACACGGACAGGCGACGCCTGCGTGTCCGGCGAGGCCGCTCTCACCGCCTTCGCCGCCGTCGTTGCCTCGCCGACCGGCACCGCGCAGGCCGTCGCCTTCGCCGCCTCGCTCGGGCGTCTGGCGAGGGCCGAGATCACCGCCGTGCTGGGGGCGTCACGTTTCACTTTTGTGAGGTTCCCGGGGGGTGGGCGCCTACCGGACGAGCTCCCAGTCCTGCGAGCCGTCCGCGACCGCGTTCCGTAAGGTGAGCGCTGCCCCGTCGGATGCACCGGTCAAGTACAGACTCGTGTTCTTGGCTGCTTGCAATGTGTAGAACCCGTCGTCGGTCTTGATGAGGTTCCAGCTGCCGGTGGCGCTGTCGTCGACCCATTGGCCGATCTTCTGGCCGGCCGTCGCGTTGCCTGTCCAGATGGCTGCGGCGCGTCCGCCCGACTTGTTGAGTAGCGTCACGCCGCCCTTGGGTGAGGTCACCACGTGCCAGTACTGGGTGTCCGTGTTGGTCGCCGAGCCGGGGTCCTCCAGGACGACGTCAGGGCGTCCCCGTTGCCGATGTTCGCGTCGTTGGTGTTGTTTCCGGTGCCGATCACCTGGTCGGTCTTCCGGTTGACCAGCTGGTAGTAGGCGCCGTCCGAGTGACCGAGATCGACCTCGGCGTACGCGAGCGTCGATGTGCCCTGGTTGCGGAGGATCGCGATGCGGCCGGTGCCCTCGACGTACTGCAGATTGCGGCTGTATCCGGGTCCCAGGGTCGTCTGGTATTCCTTCCACGCGCCGTTGCTGCGTCCGCTCTCGTTGACCCAGACGTTGCCGCTGCCGGCGGCGTTGTAGACCAGGCGTCCACCGGGAAGCCTGATGATGACCGGACTGCCCCCGGTGGCGAGGGCACGGGAGCCGGCGTCGATCGGCAATGAGATGATGGACTCGCCCGTGGGGGAGCCGCGGTAGAACTCCAACGGGTTGTCGGCGAGCGTGTACCTGGTGTTGGCTCCGCCGCCCCAGTACTCGTAGGTCAGGAGCCACTTGCCGTCCGTCGTCCGGACGACGTTCGTCATGCCCGGCCGCCCGCCGCCGATCTCCGTCTTCCCGCCTCCCATGTCCTGGGTCAGTCCCGCGAGGTCGACGACGGGCGCGCTCCACGTCGCGCTGCGGCCGTCCCAGGTCTTGTGGGCGAGGATCTGGCCGTGCGAATCCGGGGCGGTGTCGTTCGCGGGGTCCAGTGTCGGGACGCCGGTGGCCGGATCGAAGCCGGTGTAGTCGTTCTCGTCCGAGTAGTAGCAGACGAGCTTGCCCTTGTAGACCGTCAGGTACGGCTCCCAGAGGGGATCCACCTGCTTGTTCGTGTTCGCGCCCGCGATGTTCTGGCCGGTCGCGCCCGCGCTGCCGCCCTGCCAGCCGCCTGTCGCGACGACGTTGACGACCTTCCACGTCGTGCCGTCGTCGGTGCTGGAGTACAGGGCGATCGCCAGATCCTTGCGGTCTCCGTCGTTGGCCGGCGTCCAGTTCGGATCGGCTGCCTTGTGCTCGCGGTAGTAGTAGTCGTCGCCGGACACGACACTCGCGAGGAGGAGCGTGCCCTGCTTCAGGTTCCCGACATCTTGCGGAAGCGTGTAGAGGTACGGGTTCGTCCAGTTGCTCGTGTACCTCGCGTACGTGGGGTCGCTGGAGAGGTACGCCGGAGCCTTGACCTGCGACAGCGGCTGCCACGTCGTTGCGTGGTCGTCGCTCTTGTGGACCGGGAGGGTCTGTCCGTCGGCGCTGCCCGTCTCCGGTACGACAGTGGACTTCTCGAACGACGCGACCAGGCGTCCGCTCGGCAGCTGGGCCGACTTCGGGTAGATCGCGCAGTTGCCCCGCCCTTTCAGGCACGGTTCGTTTCCGAGCTGGTAAAGGATCCCGCCGGTCGGGTTGTATGCCTGCGCACTGCCCATGGGTATCGCCAGCATCGCGGATGCCGCGATGAAGGTTCCCAGCGCTCTCGCCGGCCTTCCTGTCTGCATAGCTTCTCCTTCGGGGACGACCGCGGTGATGCTCGGGTTCTTCGGTCACCGTTGCGGTGACGAGGTCTGCGGGTTTCGCGCTTCGTCGGCTCGGCAATCTGCTCAGGCGCTCAGCTGACGCGGTGCTCCGTCCCGTGCTGGGCTGCGTCAGGAGCGATGGCCCGCTTCAGGTGCCGAGGCGCCGTCGGCCAAGGCGGAGACGAGCACGCGTACATCCCACGGGCCGAGGTCCAGCGGCGTGCCCACGGGAAGGGACGTGCCGTTCAGGGCGTCGGAGAGCTCTGTCGGGGCGGGAACGCTCGCGGGTTCCCAGCTCCAGTTGTGGACGATGTGGACGCGGCGTCCGTCCTGGGAGGTGCCGGTCGTGGCGGTCACGGACGCCGGGAGGTCCCGCCATCCGCTGCCCGCGGTGGGCACCAGCCACTGGGCGATCGCCTGGGCCAGGTCGCGCCCGGGAACCGTACCGACGTACGTGACGCGGCCCTCCCCGTGTGGCCGGGTGGTGAGGGCCGGCCAGCGGCCGAAGTGCGGGTGGTCGTACGAGGCGAGGATGTCTGCGTCGGCGACGATCAGGCCTTCGGCCCAGTGCGTTGCCGTCGCCGTCTCCGGCAGCGTCAGCGGGCTGCCGGGCTCGGGGCACAGGGGAACGTCGCGTACAAGGTTGCTGAACTCGTCGTAGTGAACCCCCGCGGCGTCGACCAACCGTCCGGGGGCCGACTCGTGCCGCGCGCGGGCCTCGTGGTCGGCATAGCCGGTGCGCGGGCCGAGGACCAGGTGGCCGCCGGCGTGGGCGTAGGCGGCGAGCCAGTCGAGGGTCGTGTCGGCGGCGATGTAGAGAGCTGGGACGACGAGGACGGGGTGGCGGCGGGCGGCCTCTTCCGGTGCCACGCCTTCCCGTTCGCCACGCGGGTCGTGCAGTTGACGGCTGTGGACGATGCGTACCTGGCGGCCTGCGTCGAAGGCGCCGCGGTAGAACGGGTCGAAGATGCGGTGATAGGCGGCGGGATCGGGTTCACCGTCGGGGGTGGAGAGCGGCGGGTGGTTCTGCATGAGCCACTTGCTCGGCATCGAGTAGACCATCGTGATGTCGGCGTCCGGCTCGATCCCGGCGACGAGCGGGCCCGCAGTCTCGAACTCCGCGCCGAGACGGGCGATTTCGGCGTACGTGCGGCCCGGTCTGCCGGTGTGCGGGAGGACGCCGCCCCAGTAGGTCTCCGCGCCGAAGCGCAGCGTCTGCCACTGCCAGTACTCGATCATTCGTGCCCCGCGCCCGACATGGGCCCAGGCGGCCTGCCGCCATTGGCCGTCGTAGCCGGGCCGGTTGTCCCACGCGAAGCCGATGGAGTTGGCGTTGGTCTCGGTGACCAGGAACGGCTCCTGGCGCGAGGAGAACATCGAGTCCGCCGTCCGGTACATCGACCAGACCCCGGTGGTCTTCCAGATCTGCTCGTGGTCGTCGGGCGTGGGGTCGGGCAGCAGGAGGCCGTCCTGCATGTCGTAGTAAGGGTTGCCCGAGGCGATGTCGAGGCGGTCGGTCAGCTCATCGTCCTCCACCCCTTGGCGGGTGTAGGAGATGCAGGTCGTGACGAACTGCTCGGGGGTGGCGTACTCGCGGACGATGTCGGCCTGCCAGCCGATGAACTCGGTGACCTGCCGGGCCTGGAATTCCCGCCAGGCGACGTCGTACTGCGGCTGGGCGTTGCCATCGGGCGTCCATAGGTCGGCCCAGGTGGAGAGCCGGTGGGACCAATAGACCAGTCCCCACTCGCGATTGAGGGTCTCGACGTCGCCGTACTGGGCGCGCAGGTGGTCGGTGAAGCGCTGGAAGACGCCGTGGTTGTGGAAGAGGTGCAGGCCGGGCTCGTTGTCGACCTGGAAGCCGATGACGGCCGGGTGGTCGGCGTACCGGGCGACGATCTTGCGGATCACGCGTTCGGCGTGGAAGCGGAAGGCGGGGTGGGTGAAGTCCGCCTCCTGGCGGGCGCCCAAGCCGAGGCGATGCCCCGTGGCCTGCTCGCCCGTGATCTCCGGGTACTGGCGGGCCAGCCACGGCGGCACCGCGTACGTCGGCGTCCCGAGGATCACCGATATGCCTCGCTCGTGTGCGCCGTCCAGCACCGGCTGGAGCCAGTCCAGGTCGAACCGCCCGTTCTCCGGCTCCCAGGTCGACCAGACCGACTCGCCGACCCGGATCACGGTGAAGTGGGCCTCGGCCATCAGGTCGAGGTCGGTCTTGAGCTGTTCGTCGGGCAGCAACTGGGCGTCGTAGGCCGGTTGGTACTCGTGGTAGTACGCGGCGCCGAACAGGACGCGGGCGGGCAGAACCGCCATGGAGAAACCTCCGGTAGGTAGAGGGACAGGAGCAGCGCGCGTAGGCGCGTCACTGCTTGACGCCGCCGGCGGCCAGCCCGCTCTGCCAGTACCGCTGGAGCAGGAGGAAAGCGATGACGAGCGGGAGGATCGAGATGAGGGAGCCCGTTACGACGAGCGCGAGCATGTCGCTGCTGCTACCCGCCCCTCCGTTCTGGGCCTGGGCGGCCCAGGAGGACAGCCCGACGGTGATCGGGTACAGGCTCGGGTCGTTGAGCATGATCAGCGGCAGGAAGTAGTTGTTCCACGTCGCGACCAGTGTGAAGAGCAAGACCGTCACCAGACCCGGTGCCAGGAGTCGCAGGGCGATCGTGAAGAAGATCCGGGCCTCTCCCGCGCCATCGATGCGAGCCGCCTCGAGGATGCTGTCGGGGACGGCGTCCTGGGCGTAGACGCGCATGAGGTAGAGACCGAAGGGGTTGACCAGGGAGGGCAGGATGATGGCCCAAGGCGTGTTGACGATGCCTGCCTTGGCGAACAGCAGGTAGGTCGGGATGGCCAGGGCGGTTGCCGGGACCATGACGGCGCCGAGGACAAGGTTGAAGGCGGCGCGGTCGCCGCGGAAGCGGAACTTGGCGAACCCGTACCCGGCGGCGGCCGCGAGCAGGGCGGCGCCGACGGCGCTGACGACGGCGTACATGACCGTGTTCAGCAGCCAGTGCGCGAACACCCCGTCGTCCTGGGTGAAGGTCTCCCTGATGTTCGTCAGCAGCTGCGGGGCGTGCGAGAACCACAGGCCGAAGCTGTTGAACAGGTCCTGCGTGCTCTTGGTCGAGGCGACGGCCAGCCAGAACAGCGGCAGCAGGAAGTAGGCCAGGGCGGCCAGCATGGCGATCGTCAGGGGGGTGCTGCGGCGCCGGGACGCCGACGGACGGCGACGGCCGTGCGCCACGGATGTCCGACCCCTCGCCGCGGCGCTCGCGGTCGCCGCGGGCGTGGCTGTCGCAGTGGTGGTGGTCACGGGGTCCTCCTGCGGTTCGCGGTGAGCAGCACGGCGTAGGAGGCGATCACGATGACGAGGCCGAGCAGGAAGGACACCGTGGCCGCGTAGTTCAGCTGCTGGCCGGTGAAGGCGAGGGAATAGGAGTACAGGTTGGCGGTGTAGGAGCTGCTGATGACGGCCGGGGCGATCTTCATCAGCAGGTTCGGCTCGTTGAACAGCTGGAAGCTGCCGATCACCGAGAACAGCAGGGTGAGCATCAGCGCCGGGCGGAGAGCGGGCAGTTTGACGGACCAGGCGACCCGCCAGGCGCCCGCTCCGTCCACCGCGGCCGCCTCGTAGAGTTCCTGCGGAATGGTCCGCAGGGCGGCGTACAGGATGATCATGTTGTAGCCGACGAACTCCCAGGTCACGATGTTCGCCAGGCTGCCGAGCATCCAGCCGTCGCTGAGGAAGTGCGGAGCCGGCAGGTCCAGCTTCCGGCTCAGCTGGGCGAACGGGCCGAAGTCCGGCCCGTAGAGGTAGCCCCACATGAGGGTGGCGACCACGCTCGGGACGGCGTAGGGGACGAAGATGCCCAGCCGGATGACACGGGCGAGGCGCAGCAGGCCGCTGTCGAGTGCGAGGGCGAAGAGCAGGGCCAGCACGAGCATCAGCGGGACCTGGATCACGAAGAACAGCGCGACGCGTCCGACGCCGTGGATCAGGAGCGGGTCCTGGAGGGCCTGGACGTAGTTGTCCAGGCCGACGAACACGGTCCCGCCGATGAGGCGTTGCTCGAACAGGCTGAGGTAGGCGGCATAGCCGAGTGGGGCGAGGAAGAGCAGGAGGAAGAGCACCAGGAACGGCGCGACGAACAGCGGCCCCGCCGCACCCTGGCGGCGCACGCCAGCGGGCCCGCGGCGCGTCGGTCCTGCCCGGTGTGGGCCCTTGGGGGAGGCCGCGGTTGTGGCAGTCATCATCGGGCCTTTCTGAGGGGTGGGACTGTCCCGGCGAGGGGACGGGTCCCGCGCCGGAGCGCGGAAGCGCGGGACCCGTCGGCGGTCACGATGACTTGACGGTGAAGCCCTGGTTCTTGGCGTATGTGGTCAGCCGCGACTGCCACGTGCCGAGGGCGCGGACCGTGTCGGATTTGTCGGCCAGGGACTTGCCGACGGTCTCGGTCCAGTCCGTCGCCGCCTGGTCGAGGAACGGCGGCCACTGGAAGGAGGAGTTGACGGTGCCGCCGATGTCGGCGAAGAGCTGGTTGACCTTCTGGCCGCCGTAGAAGGACGGCGCGTCCCCGACGAACTCGGGGTCCGTGAGCAGGGCTTTCGTCGCCGGAAAGAAGAACTGCTCGGTGGCGAACATCTTGGCGCTGGCGGGGTTGCTGTTGAGGAACTGCGCGAACATGGCCGCCGCGATGGGGTTCTTGGTCGACCGGATGACCGCTGTGGTCGAGCCGCCCCAGTTACCGGAGCTCGGCTTGGCGGCGTCCCACTGCGGCAGCGGGGCCGCCCGCCACTTGCCCGCGGTGGCCTTGGCCGATCCGGAGAGGAAGACCGGGCCCCAGGCCGCGGTGAGCCAGGTGGCGTACTTGCCCTTGTTCAGTGCGGCGTACCAGGCGTCGGTGAAGTCCGGTTCGACGCCGATGACTCCCTCATCCGCCAGAGCGCCCCAGTACTCGCCGAGCTTCCTGGAGACCGGGTCGTCGACGCTGATGGTGATGTCGCTGCCGGAAGTGACGTAGGGCTTGGCGCCCGCCTGCCACAGCAGCCCGTGCCAGGCGGCGACCTGGTTGGCCGCGAGGTTGGTGAGGTAGACGTCCGGATCGGTCTTGTGGAGCTTCCGGGCCGCCGAGGCGAACTCGTCCCAGGTCCCCGGCACTTCGATGCCGTGCTTGTCGAAGATGTCCTTGCGGTACAGCATGCCCATCGGACCGGTGTCCTGCGGGATCGCCCAGACCTCGCCCTTGGGGCCGCTGACTTGGCCCCACGTCCAGTCGACGAACTTGTCCTTCAGCGCGGATGCGCCGTACGGCCGCAGATCCAGCAGGCTGTTGGTGATGGTGAAGGTCGGGATGGCCTGGAACTCGACCTGCACCATGTCCGGGGCCCCGCTGCCGGCCTTCAGCGCCGTGCGCAGCTTGGTGTACTGCGGGGTGCCCTGGCCGGCGTTGACGACCTTGACCTTGATGGCCGGGTACTTCTCCTCGAAGAGCGCGATCTCCTGGGCGATGTTCGGGACCCAGGTCCAGAACATCAGCTCGGTCGGGGTCGTCATCGCCTTGTCGATGTCGGCCTGGCTGACCGGCTTGGAGGAAGAGGACGCGCCGCCCGAGTCGCCGCCGCACGCGGACAGCGCGGCGCCGAGGGACACGGCCCCCGTCGCGGTGAGAAAGAGCCGACGGCTCATCGGGGTGGAACTGGCAGAGGATCCGGATCTGGGCATGGTGAACTCCCGCCGTGGCGAAGGTGACGGCACGCCTGGCGAGGGCGTGCGGAACAGGGGTGAAGACGAGGAGAGGGAGGGAAAGCGCGGGCGTGACGACCATGCGGTGGAGACTTACGCGGTCGGGGGCACGTCCTCGCGGACCGGGACCGGTGTGCGTTCCACGTGCTGCGGAGGTGGAACGCCGCGGCCGACAGGAGAAGGCGGTATGGGGCAGAGACCGGCGCGGCAGTCTGGCTCAGGGC harbors:
- a CDS encoding beta-galactosidase; the encoded protein is MAVLPARVLFGAAYYHEYQPAYDAQLLPDEQLKTDLDLMAEAHFTVIRVGESVWSTWEPENGRFDLDWLQPVLDGAHERGISVILGTPTYAVPPWLARQYPEITGEQATGHRLGLGARQEADFTHPAFRFHAERVIRKIVARYADHPAVIGFQVDNEPGLHLFHNHGVFQRFTDHLRAQYGDVETLNREWGLVYWSHRLSTWADLWTPDGNAQPQYDVAWREFQARQVTEFIGWQADIVREYATPEQFVTTCISYTRQGVEDDELTDRLDIASGNPYYDMQDGLLLPDPTPDDHEQIWKTTGVWSMYRTADSMFSSRQEPFLVTETNANSIGFAWDNRPGYDGQWRQAAWAHVGRGARMIEYWQWQTLRFGAETYWGGVLPHTGRPGRTYAEIARLGAEFETAGPLVAGIEPDADITMVYSMPSKWLMQNHPPLSTPDGEPDPAAYHRIFDPFYRGAFDAGRQVRIVHSRQLHDPRGEREGVAPEEAARRHPVLVVPALYIAADTTLDWLAAYAHAGGHLVLGPRTGYADHEARARHESAPGRLVDAAGVHYDEFSNLVRDVPLCPEPGSPLTLPETATATHWAEGLIVADADILASYDHPHFGRWPALTTRPHGEGRVTYVGTVPGRDLAQAIAQWLVPTAGSGWRDLPASVTATTGTSQDGRRVHIVHNWSWEPASVPAPTELSDALNGTSLPVGTPLDLGPWDVRVLVSALADGASAPEAGHRS
- a CDS encoding DUF1232 domain-containing protein gives rise to the protein MDSTAWTLILVVAALGAAALAVAIALLVRLVRARRDLRRAGLPSGPRWVFWGAVLYLVLPADLLPDPVYLDDIGVLLLALRSLRAVPKEPLATEHGNPRAPTGR
- a CDS encoding ABC transporter substrate-binding protein; this encodes MPRSGSSASSTPMSRRLFLTATGAVSLGAALSACGGDSGGASSSSKPVSQADIDKAMTTPTELMFWTWVPNIAQEIALFEEKYPAIKVKVVNAGQGTPQYTKLRTALKAGSGAPDMVQVEFQAIPTFTITNSLLDLRPYGASALKDKFVDWTWGQVSGPKGEVWAIPQDTGPMGMLYRKDIFDKHGIEVPGTWDEFASAARKLHKTDPDVYLTNLAANQVAAWHGLLWQAGAKPYVTSGSDITISVDDPVSRKLGEYWGALADEGVIGVEPDFTDAWYAALNKGKYATWLTAAWGPVFLSGSAKATAGKWRAAPLPQWDAAKPSSGNWGGSTTAVIRSTKNPIAAAMFAQFLNSNPASAKMFATEQFFFPATKALLTDPEFVGDAPSFYGGQKVNQLFADIGGTVNSSFQWPPFLDQAATDWTETVGKSLADKSDTVRALGTWQSRLTTYAKNQGFTVKSS
- a CDS encoding MBL fold metallo-hydrolase, whose translation is MDTHRPPHVVAGGAGEAGGSVPARTLDVRWIHGSPSAKHNTDPDIQVHAYDAHTVILRQNMAIDYEAPFMFLLFGEERAVLIDTGATASAEYFPLRRVVDEVMEDWLTAHPRDGYELLVLHTHPHGDHIAGDGQFTDRPGTRVVDGALDRAWEFFGFRDDSEVVARVDLGGRVLECLATPGHHKAAVTFFDPWTGFLLTGDTVYPGRLYVEDWPAFTRTIDRLIDFCATRPVTHVLGCHIEMTRQQGRDYPVRTTYQPDEPPLQMTTDQLRDIRAAIETVGDRPGRHVFDDFVICHRDTPDGD
- a CDS encoding carbohydrate ABC transporter permease yields the protein MMTATTAASPKGPHRAGPTRRGPAGVRRQGAAGPLFVAPFLVLFLLLFLAPLGYAAYLSLFEQRLIGGTVFVGLDNYVQALQDPLLIHGVGRVALFFVIQVPLMLVLALLFALALDSGLLRLARVIRLGIFVPYAVPSVVATLMWGYLYGPDFGPFAQLSRKLDLPAPHFLSDGWMLGSLANIVTWEFVGYNMIILYAALRTIPQELYEAAAVDGAGAWRVAWSVKLPALRPALMLTLLFSVIGSFQLFNEPNLLMKIAPAVISSSYTANLYSYSLAFTGQQLNYAATVSFLLGLVIVIASYAVLLTANRRRTP
- a CDS encoding MurR/RpiR family transcriptional regulator, which codes for MPSPQQSRAQASAITSGKKAPEASVAPTSQLRELFDGPRLSPGQRRIAQYLIEHITEAAFLSITDLAERVGVSQPSVTRFAAAVGFSGYPALRERLQSIALSVLGSTPPALAEATSNELQAAVDAEIENLENLRRDFADPDEVIRVGRALSKSTPLTVLGLRISVSLAEYFAYAARRIHPDVRLVTRGGSVAYDALLQSREAGGTWVLAFGMPRHAQETLTALRVARSAGLQVALITDLGLGPLADEADVTFTIGTGSRLVFDSYAAPVVMSAALLQAMTDADPERTQARLEEYEQVAEQHQFFLKD
- a CDS encoding DUF1206 domain-containing protein translates to MNADAVTRSGRLRARRAATGSALEGAARAGLVARGAIYLLVGALALRIAFGDGGRQADRSGALEEISTKPFAAVLLWALGAGLVGMALWRLSEALFGAAGRDGGTARKRLLSAVRCVFYAFVAYSVLSFAAGAGAGGTGSSDRQSRDVTARALERPGGQWIVGAAGAATVVAGVWIAARAVLRKYRDQLKLGEMSRRVRRAVDTTGVAGGVARGLVFAAAGAFAVRAAVDYEPDKAKGVDDTLRSFTDTPLGPWLLACVAVGLVLFGTFSCAMARWRRV
- a CDS encoding carbohydrate ABC transporter permease produces the protein MAHGRRRPSASRRRSTPLTIAMLAALAYFLLPLFWLAVASTKSTQDLFNSFGLWFSHAPQLLTNIRETFTQDDGVFAHWLLNTVMYAVVSAVGAALLAAAAGYGFAKFRFRGDRAAFNLVLGAVMVPATALAIPTYLLFAKAGIVNTPWAIILPSLVNPFGLYLMRVYAQDAVPDSILEAARIDGAGEARIFFTIALRLLAPGLVTVLLFTLVATWNNYFLPLIMLNDPSLYPITVGLSSWAAQAQNGGAGSSSDMLALVVTGSLISILPLVIAFLLLQRYWQSGLAAGGVKQ